CTCGCATGCTGTTTGACCTTGACATTCAGGAGCTTCTGAGCCTTAGCCCGATTGATGCTGACTATGTAGATCGGCCTCTGGAGGAGAGTTGTTTGGAGGAAGCCGAAAAAGAAGCTTCAGAAGTAATCAGAAATGATTGCCTAGAGTATGATAAAAACGCTAGTAGCTGCGTTCTTGAAGAATCCTCAGAGGGGCTGATGTCAAATGGCCGGCAAAGCCTGGGTGTGGATTACCTGGGAAAGACTCCCTTTGCAAGCAGAGATGTGCCTGACTTCCGTGGTGATCGTGTGGGCAAATCCATGCCCGCTTCCGACCGTGTCTGTGGCCAGAGTTCAGCACCTGTGTTGCCGAGCTGTCCCACACCACCTTCTGGGTCCAGAAACCCAGAACTTTCCGAAGCAACAATGAGCTGTTTTTCAAGGAAATTAGACTCTCCAGAGGATGAAAAGGGGGAATCTGCAGAAGCGAAACAGCCATCAAGCAGCATTAAAGTAAACACAGATCTTCATTCTTGTAACTAACGTGTTTTTAATTCCGTTGCTTTTGATTTGTACTGGCAGTAATGTCCAGCTGCACACAAGTGTGCATTTTTACAGGGCAAGGGAAGGTTTTTCAGTTGGATGAAAGTGTGATTTTTGTACAACTGTATAAGCAAGACTTACATGAAATGATTTTCCATTAGGTGTTAATTCCCCTTTTCCTTATCTTTGTAGTTAAGTGAAGGCCAGACTGGCCAGGAAGAAACAGCTGGTGGGAAGAAGCCTGACAAAGTTATTCCTGTgccacaggaggaggaaaagtaAGTTCTTAGATGCCTCTAAATGCCTTTGCACTCTGAAACATGTCCCAGCAGTTTCCCAAACCAGTTTGATTGGCCATGtgctgctggttttattttttctgaaggtGCACTGAAATAGTGGGAGAAGTACTTAATATTTTACCCTGTAAGAGGAGAAGGAATATAGGGCTGGTCCAAATGGGAAAGAAGGTTGCGAAGACAGCGCTGGGCGGTGGTCTGCGGGGCAGAAGAGGGGATGTTGGTGCTGGCTTGGCTTGGTGGCTGCTCTCCTGGAGCGCGTTCCGGCAGATGGCAGCAGCAGAGCGGCGCCGGGCGCTGCGCGGGgatggctgcctgctgctctccgGGGCTCCTGGGCCGGGAGTGGGCAGGTCCGGGGTTCTTGCCTGCGGCTGCTGCAGACCTGCTGCTCTCAGATGTTCTGTTTGTTGCTGTTCCTGGTGTGGCCTTGAGTAACATGAAAAATCTGCTGCTTGTGAGGGCTCGCTGCAGGTGCCTGGCTTGTTCATCAGGACAGTGACTTGCTGGTTCACTTAGCTGATGCTCTCTCCTCTTTGCTCTCGGTGTGCTAGCTCTGcagctttatttaaataaatattttatttttgcagtcgTACTATAATACTAAAAGAAGTTCACGTCTGTACTAGTTCTGTAGGACACTTTGTCCCCCCTGTCTCCTGTAACCTAATTTGACAAGTTGTCTAACAAAAAATTAATgctgtcttttattttaaagactgaaTCAACGGATGTGCATTTCGGAAGCGGAGCTTGAGCAAAAGAAACATTTATATCCAGAGTGTGCACATCCCTATGGAGAAAACTGTAGCTGCTACACCAGGTAACCCCTGGATGGGGTGGGGTGAGGCTGTCCTGGTGGGGAGGGCAGACTGGAGGATTGGTATCCCAGCAGGAGGCCTGGCGTGCTGGACTGGTATTCTTTGCCCTTTTGAATGTGCTtgtttttcagaaggaaatacaAAATTCCTGCTGCACTTGTTAGCACTGCCGTGCGCAGAGTTCCCACACAGCACCCAGCCTTGTTCCAGGACTGGTTCAGATGGGTTTCCTAGTTTGGGATACCTGGGAAACATTATACAGGGGACTTGCTGCAGTAactcagggctgctcccaaaacaGTCCCATGTTActtgggaagagcagagctgagctctggATTGTGTTGGGAGGTAACTTGTTCTGGTCAGTCCACAACTATGAACCCAGACTTGGAGACTCTTTAGCTTCAGCACTGAGATTTGGATTTACTATCCACACCTTCTACACATTGCCTCTCTCAATGGTGTCCCTCAAGAGCTATCAACGGCGGAGGTTTAAAGGAAGGCGTCTGTAAAGAGCAGGTATGGATATCAGCTGAAGAGCAGTATCTGATGGGTAGGACTGGGATGTTCTGAAGGGCAAAGAGTGTTCTGGTAGCTTCCAGAGATGGCCTCCCACTGTGGTTATTCTGAGTATTCATGGGTGTAATAATTGTCATTTCTTGGGAGTTACAAGAAACTGACAGTTTTGTGGCTCATTGCATGGAGCCTGCACTTATCTGGGCAGCACGAACAGCTGCATAGCCACAGGGCTGCTTTCCAGCGTATGAATGCAGCATAAGTAATGCAGAGGGGACTATGCAAGGAAAGCTAAAATGAcctgttttctcttcccttcaAATTAAAAATGCAAGACGTATGTTCTGAGTCACAGAAAATCAGGCAGGAGCTCCAAATGAGTAAGGCTGGTGAGTGAAAGAGAGATCTATTTTGCTGGGGAAGAACATTGTTTGTGATGCACGCAATTTGATTTTCTTATTAGTGCAAACCTCTCTTATTCCAAATAGCTGTAGGCTTGGAATTCAGCCCGACAGACGGCGTGGGCTTTCCCAGTTGTCACAGAAGATCCTTCTCAGTGGGCTGACTTTGACCTGTGTGGTACTTGTGTGCACCTGGATCTGCAGCAATGTCTTGTGTATCTTTGCGTAGGCGATGCAGAAATACAGAATGATCCCAAGGAATTCCTAAAGGGAAATTAGCAGGTTTCAAAGCCAGCAAGGGAATTCCCTTTGGGAAGCAGTAACTAATATATTGCTGCTGCAGATCTTTAGCTCTGTTGTGTTGCACAGCTCCTGGCATTTGTCTTATGGTAGTGTTTGACTTTGCTGTCCCCTCTTCTACATAATCTGTCTGCTCTTCCTCGTGTCCTGTCTCTTGCTCCTTGCTCGTATGTTTGGGTGAATTACAGGCTGGCTACAGCAGAGGCTTTATCTTTTCACTTATCTGTGTGGTGTCTTGCACTTGCAGGTTCTctataaataaaattttcttatATCCATGTTGGGTGATTGTGTGCTAAAAATTGCGCTGGCTACCACATGTGCAGACTTGGGACTATTTAGAAGAAATCCTTCTGTATTCAGAGTAAGCTTTTCACATCTAGCCACCTCAAGTGAGATGGGAGATAACCCGTGGTTCTGGTTGTTCTTCCTCTCATTCTAGTTTCTAGAGGTTATTCAGTCTGGATAGATAAATTTATTTGCAGCTTCCTGTAGGAATCTAAATGCCGTTGAGGCTGCCTTGTAGCAGATGTAAAAATGAGATGTGATTTGAACATCTGCTTGGAAGTGGGTGGCTGAAACTGATAATTGGCCACAAAAGATTTACGCCAGCTGACCATTTGTTAGTATTCACGCTTCATTATTGCCCTTTATTCAACAGTAAATAGAATGAGATTCTTCTCTAAGATCCTCCTTCGGCAGTTCTGGTTGGTTCTGTGTCAGTCTACCAAAGTAATGAGGCTCCTGCTTTTATAACTGTGACTCTTGGCACTGAATCTTAGCACGCTGCTGCCTAGTCTCATCCTCAGCAGTGTACGTAGTTGAGTAGGCCTATTTTTAAATGGACAGGGGAAGGACAAACTTAACAGGAAAAGCATTTCCCTCTCTAAACATAGCTTTCTCTTGATTTCCACCCAAACATCTGTACTTCAGGAGAACTGCTTTCACAGGTCATTAACATTGCAATTGTGCATATGGCATAGTGCTTGCACCACCTGCTGCTCAGAGAAGTATTCCCACGTTGTTTGGAAAGGGATCGCTCTCGGCGGAGTCATGCACCCCTGCGTACCTGGGAAGCTGAGCTAGCTCCTGTCTGACCTCCAGCTACGGCTTGCTCTGAATGCTTCTGCTAACAGAACTCCCCCAGGAGTTCTCCTCGAGGCTTGGTTTGGTAGAGGTTTATAATGCTTAGCAGTTTTGTCAGACTTCTTGCAACCTGGGAGAAACCTGATAAATAATTTTCTTGGATCTCTCTTGAatgaaagggagaggaggaggaaatacCTTACAAAGAGTCACAGGCCATCTGGTCTTACTGTAATAACAAATATCAGTATCTTCAAAAAACAGCCACCCCAGGTTTAAGGTGATGGAAAGGGAGAATAGTATAAGGGAACATATGGAGAAACAAATCTGTGAAATACAAATGAATGCTGTGCTAGCAGACTCTGCCTTGAAAGTCTGGTCTGTTGGCTGGTACTGAGGAAAAGGCTTTTATCTTGAAACAGTTCTTACCGGCCCAAACCCGTTTTTCTTCAATGGAAAGCATGCGGGGAGGGTACAGGACTTGGGCTATGCTGATGTAAAGGAGGAATTACATTTACGGCAAGGCCTCGGAGGGAGATTTCACTTCAAAGGAAATGAAATCCACCTACAAACCCTAAATTTCAAGAGGGATGTGAGATGGGGGTTGGAGTTAGGGGATGGGGTAGGAACTGATAAAGCAGATtgcggggaggaggggagcagtGAGCTGTGCTTAGCGGAGTGTGAGCCTCCCTGGTCTGCAGGACTGGTCCAGGGGCTTCTCTCGTGGCAAACCACATGGCTTGGGTTTGCAGGTACTTCTGCTGAGATAATCAGAGCTCCTGGTTTCTAAGTGAGGGTGGAACTTGCCTGAAAATCTCATCCCAAATCTGTAGTTTGGTCTCAGCtgttgtggaaggatggggagtGGACTGTGCCTGaggagaaggaaattaaaatgttttaaggaTTCTTACCCTGAGCGCTGGGTTAGATAGTTAGGTGAGGCACTGAGATCATAGCTCTCCCCAAATATCTGATGGGGTCAGTCTGCTTCTGCGTCTTCGCCTCTTGCAGAGGAGCTCGAACCTCTTGCTGGTGAGAAGCACTCACGAGTCACGGTGGTAGTTTGCCCAACCTCTTGTCTCCCCTCAGGCGCGGGGGCGAAGGGTGCACCCCGGCAGTGGGAAAGGACTCCCCTGCTTCTGTCGCCCATTTTGACTGTGAATCAGAATGACCAAGGGAGGGGGACTTCCATGTGGGAAGGCTAGGAATTTGTGAGAAGTTCTGATTCGTTCTGGTCACGTACACGTCTTGCATCAGCTTATTGCAGGCGATATGAACTGCTGTGTGACGGTGAGAGTTCGCGTTCTGTTAGCTGTCCTGGAGTGCCTCCCTCCTTCTTAGACAACGCAGCCTAAAAACATGGATTTCTTTCAAGAACATTTCTGAAATCTTTTCTAGAAGTATCTTTTTGACAAGAAGTTATTCCTTTGGGTAAATAAAAGCTGATACTGCAGTTTATGAAGGAGACTTGGATTTGCTCAGGAGATGCTGTGTTCCctggaaaggaagaaatgttACCTGAAACAGTAATCACATGGCTGCAGTGGCAGGATGGAAAGACCTTCGAGTTTCGACTGGGCAAGGACTGTACTGAAAGCACCTCAAAACAGTGAACTTCAGCAAGGGCAGTATTCCGAGGAAGTCGCTCTTTGCTGGGCTGTAGTACCCGTTCTCAGTGAGCAGAAGGGCAAACGCCACGGCAAGGCTGGAGTTACTGGTCGCTTCATGTTTTGTGACACAAATTCAGGGGTTCTTGCATTCTGCTCGACCATCTCTTGCCATCACTGTGCGAGGCCTTCAGATCTGCTCTTTTGAATAGAGGGGCTTGTTCTGTGTGTGCAGGCAGCAACTGCTGCAGAAATGAAACTCTGTGTTGTAGATGCGACAGCCCGGTGCCAGCCAGAGGCTCCTTCTCCAGACCGACTCTTCTTATAGTGTTTTTGCAGGACTGACCCCTATGGTGGTTTGTGCTCCTTCAGATGGTTCTGCAGTTTATAAATGCTATTTCCTGAGTTATGCTGATGCCTGTgcacaaacaagaagaaaataaggtAGCAGAGTTGGCTTTTTTCAAAATGTggaaggggcaaagcagcctCTAATGATGTGGAAAAGTAACACTGGGTCTGGAGATAGCAAAGCTTGTTGAAATgtcatttgttttttaatcttgctCCTATAAGACTGCTTAAAATTTGTGGGGTTTTACGTGCTTAGATGTAGCAAATAAGAGTATTTAACGTGTGCAGCACATTGTGAAGAGAACTTGCTTGTGGTTTACACTGCTGTGTAGTTGAAccttcagccttctctgctgGGCCAGGGAGAAAGAGCTTTGCAAAGAAGGTAATAACGCACAAGGCAGTGTTTCTGAAAGGACAGTCTTTGAACTTTCATGTTGTTACTTACCAAGGTGCCTGCTTAGAATATGGTTTCCCTTCAAAAACAAGAAAATTAGGTACCAGCTGCAAGCCCCAAGGAGCAGGGAAGGTTTTATCAGAGAAGATGCTGTTCCAGCCTCTTGTACATAGGCTTctcttgtgtttgttttaacTATTTTACTTACTTTTGCAGAAATAATCCAAGGTCCAACAAGAAACCTACCCAAAGGTACAGCCTTACACAGTGGATGGACAAGAACTTGGCCAAACACCACTATTTCCAGAGTGTTCCTGACCACTTCCAGCGTAGCCCGGTCACAGCCTTTTCTAATGTTTGATTTTTCTGCCGAGGGACTGTGCTGGTTCTCGTTCTGCATTTAGAGTTGTTCTTAATTGTTCTGGTTTTGAGTGGTTTGTATTTTTGAGTTGTTTTATGATCTGTTTTTAATAAGGCTGGTGGAAGTTTCTATGTTTTAGAAAcatttggaactgattttgaaatGCAGTTTACATGTGATTGATGTTTTGTGTAGGTAACGGAATTCTGTGTTTTGCATCAGTGTTATGCTTTGAACTGAAAACAACGTCCTCACAGAGGAGGTAACAAATGTAGCTGCTGTTCAAGAGGCCAGATTGCCTGGTGGGGGTGAGGATGTGATGTTTCTGTGATGGAAACTGGAAAATGTGCTTGGAAGTGGAAAAACCTTTCTTTAAAGCTTGGTCCTAAACCTTGGCATTAAATCTCCAGTGTTGACTGGGCTCACTTTGAATAACGTTAAGGTTTTAAATTGTAAAAACAGCTTGTGGCTGCTGTCCCACTCCATTTGACAAAGACAAAGTTCTGCTAGTTTACAGTAAACTCAGGAGCAGCTGTTGGTTTACCTGGTTTGGTTATGTCTCATGTTGAGTTGTTCTTTCTGTCCCTGAAAAGTTTGccttttttgattgtttgtttgagTTGTAACTTTTcttgtaaaaatatttaatgatatTGCACTTCAGTTTGTAAATATTTTGCATCTGTTGGATGgagttttctcttctgctgtgttATGGTGAGGCTCTCCCCTTTCACTTGCCTGCTTGCTGGACTGCCCGGAGGAGTGTGACCTCATGTTTTACACAGTCCAGCAGCAACCACTGGTCTCTGTGCTGCCTCCGTCTCCTTCCCTAACAGGGCATAGAAACTCCAGATTATTCGGAGGACTTGTAAAACAGAGATAGGTTAATCTTCTGCAAAGTGCCCTTCCCAGGGGTGCTAGCAGGGCCTGCACAGGCCTTGTGCACCTAAAGTGTTCAGGTGAAATTTGGAGAGCAAATCAGGTTTGTTAATGGGGGAAGTTGTACTATATTTTTGTTATAGTGATTTGAATTATTTTGGTGACACTTTTGGCTAACGTGatcttaaagaaataaaatttaggTACAGTACTAATGTTTTTCAATGTTGTGGTTCATATATTTTATTTCGCCCTCCTGTAGCACCTTTCAAATCCGGAGTGGGAGAGGAGGAAGTGGCTTTAAAAAGCGGGCAAAGTTTGTCACTGTCCTAGATGTGCAGTGACTGAGGCACAGCGGATCGAAGTAATTTGTCCAAAGGATAAGCAGTGAAGCTTGGAACAGAGCCTGGTATTGCCTGACTGCATTAACTCCAGATAATGCTGCCTCCACTAACGAAGTAATCCATGTACAGCAGTTTTGTGGGGCaggaatgtcttttttttgtgaTGGGTTGTACAGGCATGGGTGGTGCATGCCCAGTATTAGGGCTTTGTGTCAAGAACTGATCTTCTCCAGTTACTAACATGTTCATGATGCCAGCACAGCCTCTCACGGGACTTTCACCGCTGTAAATTCTTCTCATAGAGAGCCTTGCATGGAAGGAGACAGTAACATCCCTTGGCAGCTATTGATTTAGTAGGGTGGGGATTATTAGCACAGGGTGGCTGTTGTCTTTTAAACCAGTGAATCCCACATAGTAAATTGAAGAGACTTCTCTGAAAAAGGAATAGTTTACTTATGTTCCTGAGGGCAGTTACACATGCTGTCCAGGTAGTTGTCATATCTGTAAAGTCCACCTCCTCCTAACACACGTAGAGTGTGCTTCAAATCTGCTTGTTCCAGGCCTTTTGAGAAGGCAAGAAGGATAGTAGTCTGACTGCAGTGcctatttccccccctccccttgcgAAAATAGACTAGCTTGCCTGCTGGAGGGCTTATCTGATATTAAACTGCCAACAGACCAGCTCTTTGAAGGTCCAGAAGCAATGCAGGCCTGGCGGCCGCTGGTGCATTCGCATACTGCTGGGGTGGTGAAGCTCTGTCTCAACCAGTGATCGATGGTTGCTGCTGATCAGCCGTGATATAACGGAGCAGGAACAGAGCGGTAGGAAGACCACAGGCAATCTGCTCCCTTTGCTGTGCGTGCTGAGGCGTTGCTGTTCATGTGTTCAGAGATTTCCGTGCTAGCTGTCTTCATTTTGTTATGTATCTCTTTATGAGATTATTATGAAGCGATGCATAGCAGTCAGGATGTTATTTATATTAGCCTTCTCTTAAAGCAGGCATTCTGCTGCCGGTTCAGCCGtgctgagaaaatgaaattattctgaAGAGACAGCACCTTACCGTGACAGCAAGATGATGCTGTCTGTACGTGTGCTGTGTCTAAGACTGGCTTCCCTGTGCTGGAGGACATCGGGCAGAAGCGGGTGCCGCCTCCTGGATGTGTGTTTTGTGGTCTTTGTGAATGCAAATCTCTTCCGTGAATGAACTCTGCCATGGAGGAGCTCTGCACTTTGTAAAAGCTTTAGGCTTCTGGACAGTCTTATTGCTGTAAAGGCTTTAGGCTTCTGGACAGTCTTATTGCTGAAGATTTCATTCTTTGACATTGCAACCGTGATTCATATATGCTGAATGGCAGAGATGCTGCAAGGGGAAGGCGAGATTGTGTATTAAGCCTTTGTGGAAGGATGCACTGCACGTTGGCTGCTAGAGTGTAGCCAAGGGCTCTGTTTATCATTTTTGCTGTGATAGGATCCAGCAACACCAGCCAAGACTGGAAAAGACTGTTTTATGCAAGCCTTGCCTGAGCTCTGTGATGAAATGTCTTACAATTAAAAATTTAAGAAATTCCTCAATGTATCGCAGTCTTAACAGCAGCAGCTAGAAATCAGTGAGACAAATTAAATTACTGCGTGGCGTTTTCTGCTGTCCTTGCGAAAGCTAACCAATTCTTCCCGACTTTTGTGCTGTAAGGTAATTCTAAATGGGAGGAAGAAACTCTGTCCTGAAAGGTGAAACAATATTAGAAGCTGATAATATTCTCCCTTTGGTTTGAGAGGATGTCTGCTACTGTGCTGGTTGCATCCTCTGCAGAACGTGTCTGGGTGGTATAAACAGGTTATATTTAGCAGTCGGTGGCActaaatgtgggggttttttgtcagTGAAAAAGGACAGCGCTGTGCTGGAAAGTGTCAAATGGCATCGTGGGGCTGTGTCATTATTGCCACTGAATGACTCTGCATCCAGTGTGTTCAGATAGCGAGGAAAAAGatggcttttctggctgccaactttGCTGACTCCATCTGGGATCTAAAATTCAAGCTGTGTCTTTCCTGGCTCTGTCATTAATAATAAAGATTCTTCATTTGGAACTTAGTTAAACAAAATTGATGCTGGTGCATGAGCTGAAAGAGAATCCAGCTCGCTTTCCTCGAGACGTGTGGGCTAAAGCACTAACAAGTAGGAACATAATCATTTTAATCTATAAGGTCATCAGATGATTTAATAGACACCAGATTTGTGGAGGAAACAGAAGATATTTTAGCATAACAAGCACGTTGATCATACAGCTTTTTAACAAACGCTAGAAAGCTGATTGAATTTGGTCAGCTAGGCTTCTGCTTCCAGACTGGCCAGTAATAGCTCATTACATGCCGTTAGGAAGCTTTTCTGCAAATCTGGGGAAATTACATTTGGTATAACATATGGTATAATCTTCAGCTCTCTCCTCGGGAAGTGAAGTCTGACTACTCAGTCAATGAAT
The Opisthocomus hoazin isolate bOpiHoa1 chromosome 17, bOpiHoa1.hap1, whole genome shotgun sequence DNA segment above includes these coding regions:
- the S100PBP gene encoding S100P-binding protein; translated protein: MADGSLHAFGHFLCQEFKPTVLNTVPGAKRLLDSAEQVQALQSAKKACVLGHRCSTPRRSEEALLCSTDSACFQGSSHFLDDTGHDDLVASSSASKYNDVAISLDTSRCFGDSEPDDALLELSDSEGGNSAFSYTEEEIQEILADDCVESERYPTRKSALSQNVNGESEEDESSSCTGLSVISGDASVASETAAKPNVPLSRECPSVSSECYFSLSNESASLDENRLQSAQVTRMLFDLDIQELLSLSPIDADYVDRPLEESCLEEAEKEASEVIRNDCLEYDKNASSCVLEESSEGLMSNGRQSLGVDYLGKTPFASRDVPDFRGDRVGKSMPASDRVCGQSSAPVLPSCPTPPSGSRNPELSEATMSCFSRKLDSPEDEKGESAEAKQPSSSIKLSEGQTGQEETAGGKKPDKVIPVPQEEEKLNQRMCISEAELEQKKHLYPECAHPYGENCSCYTRNNPRSNKKPTQRYSLTQWMDKNLAKHHYFQSVPDHFQRSPVTAFSNV